The sequence below is a genomic window from Flavobacterium sediminilitoris.
TGTAGCAACAGTTTTAAATCAGGTTGCAGGTGTTGAAATCAATGGAAATCAAACAGGTAACGGAATGAATGTTGAGTACTACATTCGTGGAGGAAGAAGTCGTCAAGTTTTAATCATGATAGATGGCGTTCCTGTTACAGATGCTTCGGGTTCAAGTATGACCTATGATTTAAGATTATTACCAGTAGATCAAGTAGATAGTATTGAGGTTATGAAAGGATCATCAAGTACGCTTTATGGTTCAAATGCTGGAACAGCAGTGATAAATATTACGTTAAAAAAAGCAAGAAAGGAAAATATTTCTGGAGGAGCTTATTTTAATTTGGGAACAATGAATTCTGTAAAAGATGATAAAACTTCTGCTCAAGATTTTAATCAAGGTTTTTCATTTAGTGCAGGTTCAAAAAAGCTAACATCATATACTTCATTTAATAGTACAGAAACTACAGGTTTGAGTGAAGCTTTAGGAGAAAATTTTGAAATCGATCATTTTTCTAGAGTAAATGCTTTACAAAAAATAGGATATCAATTGACTGATAAATTAAGTATTTCTTCATTTTTTGGATATGATAAAATAAAGAATAAATATGATTCAGGTTCGTTTGCAGATGAAGACAAAAATTCATTTTTAAGTGAGCAATTCAGAACAGGCTTGAATTCTATATATAAATATAACAAAGGTGAATTACACATAAATAGTAGTTTTTCAAATTTAGAGAGATTATATAATAGTTATACAGCATATAATTCAACATTAAATAATTATGATTATAAATCACGTCATTTTAATGCTGATATTTTTAATAAATATGTAATTAATAAGCAATTATTTTTTGTTCTAGGAGGTCAGTTTCAATTTATGGATATGAATAATGTAACAACTCCTTCGTCTATTTATACAGTAAATGTTTTAAATAAGAACACTAAATTTAACATGATAGATCCTTATACAACATTTGTATATAATTCTGATTTTGGATTAAATGTTAATGTAGGAGCGCGTTTAAATATGCATAATGTTTATGGTGAAAATCTAACTTATAATATTAATCCATCTTATAAAATTAAAAATTTACCAGTTCGTATTCTCTCATCATTAAGTACAGCATTTATTACACCTTCTTTGTATCAATTGTTTTCTCAATATGGAAATTCAGAATTAAAACCAGAAGAAAATACAACAGTAGAAGTAGGCTTTGAAACGGAATTACTAAATAAAAAAGTAGTTATTAATGCAGTAGGTTTTTATAGAGAATCAAAAAACAGAGTAGATTTTTATACAAATCCGGTCACTTTTACTTCAAATTATATTAATAACGATTTGTTAGTAAACACAAAAGGTATTGAGACTAATGTTACAATTTTTCCAATAAAAAATGTACAATTGACAGGGAATTATACATACTTGCAATTTTCGGAAGAAGAAAATATTAGACTACCTAAGCATAAAGCTAATGCATCAATTGGTGTGAATTTTACAAAAAGAATTCAGTGGAATGCACAATATCAGTATGTAGACCAAAGAGCAGATAGATATTATGATAGTGCTACTTTTTCTTCTAAAAATGTAGTTTTAAGCTCTTACCAATTAGTTCATACAAATATATCTTTTGATATTTTACCAAATAGACTTTCTGTTTTTGGAGCTGTAAACAACTTATTTAATGATGATTTTGTTGAAGTGAGTGGATTTACAACAAGAGGAAGAAATTTCAAATTAGGTTTAAATCTTCAATTTTAAAGATTAATATAAAACGCTTCTTTATTACAAAGAGGCGTTTCTGTTTTTATTTTCAAATTAGTTAAGAATACTTTCTTTATCGTTTTAAAAAGATTAGTGATTTTATGAAATTCATATTCGTTTTATTCATTTTTATCTATACTTCTATTGCTTTTTCGCAACAAGATTCTGTTGTGAAATTGAAAGAGGTAGTCTTAATCGATAGTAAATTGAAGACCTTTTCTTTGGCTCATTCTATATTTAATTTATCAGATAGTATTATACAGCGGAACAACACATCATTAACAGATCTTTTACGAAATAATACCACAATTTATTTTAAAGAAAATGGAAAAGGAATGGTGTCTTCTCCTTCGTTTAGAGGAACAACTGCTCAACAAACGGCTGTAATTTGGAACGGTATTAATATTAATTCACAATTTAACGGTCAAACAGATTTTAACACTATAAATAGTTTCGATTTTAACTCTATTTCAGTTAGAACAGGTGGTGGAAGTGTGATTTATGGAAGTGGAGCAATTGGCGGTACAATTCATCTAAATTCCTATTTAAATTTTGAAGATAGAATATCAAATACATTGCGTTTAAATTATGGAAGTTATTCTACTCTTGGATTACATTACAAATTAGATGTTGGATCAGATAAGATTTCAGCGAATATAAATTTTTCAAGAAATGAATCGGAAAATGACTATGAATATATTGGATACAATAAAAAGAATGAGAATGGGAACTATCAAAATAATAGCTTTAATAGTTTATTTGGGTATAAAATAAATGAGAAAAATGTACTAAAATTTGCAACTCATTTTTTTGATGGAGAACGTTTTTTTTCAGGAACAATAGCATCACCTTCAAAGAGTAAATATCAAGATTTTAATACTAGAAATTTAATAGAATGGAAATTTGAAAATAATGCTATAATTTCTACTACTCAATTTGCATTTTTAACTGAAAAATATAAATATTTTGAAAATAAAAATAGTGATTTATTTTCCTTTGGAGAAGCAAAAAACGCTGTTTTTAAATATGATTTAGTGTATAAAGTGTCTTCTAAAATAAAGATTAATCCAATTGTTAGTCATACACAAAGCACAGGAAAAGGAACAAATGTTTTAAAAATTAATAGAGACATTACATCATTTAGTTTTTTACTAACTCATAAAATAGATAAGAAACTAGATTATGAAGCAAGCGTTAGGACAGAAATAACCTCTAATTATGAAAGTCCTATACTGTACTCAATAGGAGTGAAATATAATCCTTCTTCTTTTTATAGTCTTGCTATTAATTCTTCTAAAAATTTTAGAATTCCTTCATTCAATGATTTGTATTGGGAAGGATTAGGTAATCCCAACTTAAAGCCAGAACACTCTTTACAATATGAACTTAATAACATATTTAAAATTAAAGAAATTGAAATTAAACTTTCTCCATTTTATACTAAATTAAAAGATATGTTACGATGGGTTCCAAATGCATCGGGAGTTTGGCAACCCATAAATACAGATAAAGTGAAAATTTATGGAGTAGAAACAGCATTGACTTGGATGAAAAAAACAAGAATTGGTTTGTTTCAATTCAATGGGAATTATGCATACACAGAATCTATAAATGAACAAACAGATAAACAACTTATTTATGTTCCTTATCATAAACTTAGTACGGGTTTAACATTAAATGTAAAATCAATTAACCTGAATTATAATTATGTTTTTAATGGAAAAGTATTTACATCTTCGGATAATTTTTATACTCTAAAAGAATATGGATTATCGAATGCTTCTTTAGATTATACAATGGGTACAAAAATTAAAGGAATAATTTCTTTTCAAGTTTTAAACTTAGAAAATAAACCATATCAAAATGTACTTTCAAGACCAATGCCAGGTCGAAATTATACAATAAACTTAACCCTTAACTTTTAAATAATATGAAATTAAAAAAACTGTATTTATTAGGATTTTTATTAACAGCATTATTCTTCTCTTGTAGTAGTGACGATGAGTTAAGAGACGAACCTCTAGGTGCTTATGATAATGGAATAATAATTCTGAATGAAGGAAATTTCAATACAGATAATAGTGAAATTACTTATCTATCAAACGACCTTTCTACATTAAGAAATAATGTTTTCAATACGATAAATTCAACTCTTACATTAGGAGATACAGGACAAAGTATTGGATTTTATAATGAATTAGCATTTGTAGTGGTAAACAATTCTCAAAAAATTGAAGTAGTAAATCGTTATACAATGTTGCATGTTGCGAGTATTACAACAGGATTAAGTAATCCTAGATATATTGCTTTTTCAAATGGTAAAGGATATGTGACAAATTGGGGAGATGGTGGATCAAGTACAGATGATTATATTGCTGTTATAGATTTAAATACTTACACTGTTTCTTCAACAATTTCTGTTAGTGAAGGTCCAGAACGTATTATTTCAAATGGAACTAAACTATATGTAGCACATAAAGGAGGTTATGGAGAAGGAAATACAGTATCGGTAGTAAATTTATCAGATAATAATGTTACATCTATACCTGTTGGAGATATTCCAAATTCTTTAGAATTAATAGGAACCAATCTATATGTTTTATGTGGAGGAATTCCAAGTTGGTCAATAGTATCAGCAGAAACAACAGGAGAATTAGTCATAATAAATACATTAGATAATACAACTCAAAGAAAAGTTTTTTCGGGTATTGTGCATCCTTCTAATTTGTATTATGAATCAAATAACTTTTATTACACAGTAGATTCTAAGATATATAAAATGGGAATTAATGATACTTCATTACCTACAACTGAATTGTTTAATACGGTGAATCAAGGAGCTTATGGAGTGTATAGTCTTGCCGTTAATAATGGGAAAATTTACTTAGGAGATGCTAATGATTATTCTTCTAATGGAAAATTACATGTTTATTCTTTAACAGGAACTTTAATAAACAGCTTTGACGTTGGAGTTTCTCCAACAGGAATTTATTTTAATAATTAAAAAAACAAACAACATCCTTATTTAATATAGTATTAAAGGAATTTTAAATTAATATACAATGAAAAAAAATTACATTTTATCTCTTATAACTTTCTTAGTTGGTTTTCTTGGTTTTTCTCAATCTTATTTAGATGGTATTTTAGTTCTAAATGAAGGAAATTATGGAAGTAACGCAGCATCTGTTAGTTTTATGACAACCAATAATCAGGTTACAGGTGACATCTTTGGACTAGCGAATAATAATGATCCTTTGGGAGATGTTGCTCAGAGCATGAATTTTATTGATGATAAAGCTTATATTGTTCTAAATGGGTCAAGCGCTATAAAAGTTGTAAACTATGAAACGTTTGAAGTTTTAGCCACGATAGATCAAGGATTAACTAATCCGCGATATATAGCTTTTCATAATAATAAAGGATATGTAACATGTTGGGGAGATGGAAGTGTTACTACCGATGATTATTTAGCTGTTATCAATTTAACTACTAATTTGGTCGAATCTACTATACCAATGGCTGAAGGTGTTGAAACAATAGAAGTTATAAATGATAAACTTTATGTTGCACATCAAGGAGGTTATGGGTATGGAACAACAATATCTGTTGTTGAAATAAGCAATCAAAATGTTTCCTCAATTATAGTTGGAGATCTTCCAAGCTCAATGATAGTTAAAGATAATTTTTTATATGTATTATGTCGTGGATTACCAAGTTGGTCAGGACAAACAGAAACTACTGGGAAACTAGTAAAAATAGACCTGACAGATAATAGTATAGTAAGTGATTTACCATTTGATAATATTACACATCCATCACATTTAATTGCTGATGCAGATAATTTATACTACACAATTGGTTCAGATATTTTTAAAATGCCATTTACAAACACAACATTACCTACAACCTCTTTTATCACAACACCAGTAACAGATTATTTAGGAATTTATGGATTAGATTTAATTGATGATAAAATATATGTTGCAGATGCTAATGGATATGCGGCTACAGGATTTGCTCATATTTACAATGTAACAGGAGATTTTGTAATTACAAATACAGTTGAAAATATTCCAAATAATTTCTATAAATCTAAAGAAAGTAGCCTTGGTTTAGATAATAATCTAGCAAATACATCTTTTTCACTATATCCAAATCCTGCAACAACAACATTTTATATTAATTCAAATAAAAATGTAGCTGTTAAAATATTTGATTTAACAGGGAAAGTGGTGAAAACCCAACTATATAATACATCAGGAATTGATGTTTCAAACCTTGAGAAAGGAATTTATATTGTAGAAATAAACTCTGAAAACAAAAAGCAAATATCAAAACTGATTGTTAAATAAAAACAAATAGAAATGAGAAGAATTATTTTTTTAACTAGTCTTTTATTAATCGGATTAAACAGTTATTCGCAACTTTATCCACCAATAAATGGACAAATTGGCTCTACAGCAATTCATAAAAATAATTCTTCTTTTGTGGCTTGGGCAACCGAAGTCCAAGTTAATAGAGGTTATAAAAAAATATCTGATCCAACTTTAGGGTATGCTTCAACAGGTGAAAGTTCAAATGCTATTGGAATGCCTAATGGTGCTATTGTTAGTTTAGGAGATAGAGGAGAAGCAATTATTACATTTGATGTTCCCATAATTGATGGAAACGGATTCGATTTTGCTGTTTTTGAAAATGGAAGTATTAGTTATTTAGAATTAGCAATTGTAACAGTAAGTTCAGATGGTGTTAATTATTTTGGTTTTCAAACGCATAGTCAAACACAAACAAATACTCAAATAGGAACTTTTGAAACTCCACACGCAGAATATCTCAATAATATAGCAGGAAAGTATGAAGGAAATTACGGAACGCCATTTGATTTAAATGAAATACCTAATAACCCATTATTAGATAAAAACAATATAACTCATATTAAAATCACCGATGTAGTTGGAAGTATAGAAGCCCAATATGCTACTTATGATAGCTTTGGCAATGTAATAAATGATTCTTATCCAACAGCTTTTCAATCTGGAGGATTTGACTTGGATGCAGTTGGTGTAATAAATCAAAAAACATTAGGATTGAACGAATCTAATCTCCATTTATTTTCAATTTATCCGAATCCAGCAACTAATACTATATTCATAAAGTTAGAAGAACAAGCAGCTATTGTAATTTATGATTTATATGGAAGAAAAATAAAAAGCTATCCAAAAGGAAATTATACAACTGTAGATATTTCAAATTTGCCATCAGGAAGTTATTTAATAGAAGTATTAATTGATGATAAAAGAGAAATTAAGAAAATGATTATTCAATAAAAACAACCAAATAAATTTTAAAAAAAAATGAAAAAAACGTTACTTTTAATTACGCTATGCGTTGCAACAATTTCAAATGGACAATCTTATGCTCCTCCAGCAGGACAACCAGGCTCAACAGCTATTGCTGCAAGTAGCCCTTCCATAGTAGCTTGGGCTACAGGAGCAACAATTGTGAGAGGAAAACAAGATATCTCAAATCCGTCAAGTCCATTAGCTTCTTTTGGAACATCAAGTGATGCTTTAGGGGCACCAGTTGGAAGTACATTAGGTGTAGTAAGTCTTGGAGATGGTGGATCTGCAATTGTTACATTTGAACAACCAATTATTGATGGATCAGGTTATGATTTTGCTGTTTTTGAAAATAGCTTCTCAGATACCTTTTTAGAACTAGCATTTGTTGAGGTAAGCTCTGATGGGGTTAATTTCTTTAGATTTCCATCTCATAGTGAAACACAAACAGCAACTCAAATTGGAGGTTTTGGATCTGTTGATTGTAGATATATCCATAATTTAGCAGGAAAATATAAAATAAATTATGGTACACCATTTGACTTGTCAGAAGTGCCAAATAATGCATTATTAGATAAAAATAATGTTACGCATGTAAAAATTATTGACGTTGTAGGAAGTATAAATGCAGCTTACGCTTCCTATGATAGTTTTGGAAATAAAATAAACGATCCCTTTACAACTCCTTTCAATTCAAGTGGATTTGATTTAGATGCTGTAGGTGTTATAAATCAAGGCTCTAGTTTAAGAGTAATGTCTAAAAGTGAAAAAGAGGATATTGTTGAATTTTCAATGTATCCAAATCCAGCAAATGATGTTGTTTACATGAATTCTAACCAACAAACAGCAATTACTGTTTTTGATCTTTCAGGACGAATTGTGAAAAACCTACCTAAAGGAAATTACAATCAAATAATAGTATCAGATTTAAAATCAGGAATTTATATTTTTGAAGTTATTGTAAATAATGAGAAAATAACAAAAAGAATAATGATTAATTAAAAACAATCTTACTTTTTAAACATAAAAAACGTCTATAGCTATAAGTTATAGACGTTTTTTTTATAATTGTAGAATTATTTTAATAAAAAATCAGGCACCTTTTCTAAATACATTTCATTACCAAAAGGTTGTATGGATTTAACATCTCCAAAATGTTTGAAAGTATGTTCTGGCTGATTAATTGAAAAACGACCATTAACATCTACATAATTTAAAGCAGTATTTAGCAAAGGATCACTCTCTTCCCCAAGAACACCTAAATTATTTAAATCTTCTAATTGACTAATACTAGGTTGTAATCCATTTGTATAATCACTAAAATTATTTTTATTTGCTATCTTTAAAACAATAGGTTGCATCGCATAACGATGATTAGGATTTACATTTTGTTTTCTGAAATTTGGAGAATCATAAAGCGTAATAGAACCTACATTTTTACCTGTTGTAGCGTCTCCTATTTGTACTACGTTTATGTGCGGAGCTAATCCGTTAATAATTAATTCACTGGCAGATGCAGTTCTTTTTGAGGTCAACACATACAATTTGTCTAAATTTAAACTCTGAATACTCGAACCGTTACCTAAAGTAGTTGTAAAACGATTTAACAATTCTTCCGGATTATTATTATTAAATATATTTTGAATTTTATAATTCCATTGTTGTTTTCCAAATATTTCATTGTTAAACTGGCCAGTTATCATACTAGCAAGTCTTGTAGCAGTATCTACAGAACCACCAGAATTATAACGTAAATCTAATATTAAATGGCTAATTCCTTCTGAAGCAAAATAACCAAAAGCATTATTTAATTCTGTTTCATATTGAGAATAAAAACCATTATACATTAAATACCCTACTTTTTTAGTTCCAACAGTAAATGTTTTCTTTAAATATACAGGATTTTCTGAAAAAGCAGTTTTTGTAAGTGAAACAGTATTTCCATTTGAAGTAATATTTCCATTATCATAATCAGCTAAATTCAAAGTATAAGTATCATTGTTAAGAAGAGAGCGGTAATTATCAACAGTTAATGAGGTTCCATTTACAGCGTAGAAAAAATCTCCTCTTTGTATGTTTTTTGAAGCAGCATCAGAATTAGGTAAAATATATCTTATCCATCCAAATAATTCTGTTGAGCTACCTGTTTTGTAACGTAATTCATAGTCAACACCATTACTTTTTTGTGTTCCAGATAAAGTTTGTTCAAGTGCGTCGTAATCTGAAAAAATAACACTAAAACGATCAATTTGTCTATCAACCACTAAATGTTCAAATAAAGATTCTGGAGGTGAAAAAGAATTTAAAAAATTTTGATAATCACTATTTGTTGAAAAACGATTATCAACCAAATCAGGTGAATCTTCAAGCCAATAGTAATATTGATTTAATCCTTTCCAAATAAAATCATTTACACTTGTTCGTTGCGGATTATCATCAAAATCATCACTACAACTGAAAGTAATAAAGAGCGCTAGAAATAGGCTAGATAATAAATAAATTCTTTTTTTCATTAGTTAATGTTTTTTATTATTTGGGTTGAAATAATTAAATTATAATGAGCGTTTCTTCTTATTTATAGGACTTTAGCTCATTTTAGACCGAAAATTGTATTGATTAATAAAAATAGGTTTATTTTTTAATGTAACAAAATTAATTTACATTCGTCTGTATTTAAAACCAACTAAATAAAATGAAACAACAGGAGTTTATACATATCATTTCTCCTTTTAAAGATAAAATTTTTAGAATAGCAAAGAGGTTGTTAATAAGTATTGAAGAAGCAGAAGATGCAACTCAAGAAGTATTAGTTCGTTTGTGGAATAAAAATGATGGTCTATTAAAATATAATAGTGTAGAAGCTTTGGCAATGACAATTACAAAGAACTATTGTTTAGACCAGTTAAAATCAAAAAGGGCATCAAATTTGCAATTAGTACATAGTAATTATGGAGATAATTCAGCAGGAGTTGATAAACAAGTAGAAGATAAAGATAGTTGGAACTGGGTAGAGAAAATTATTGATGAACTACCAGAACAACAGAAAATTATCGTTCAAATGAGAGATGTAGAAGAATATGAATTTAGTGAAATTGCATCCATATTAGATATGAACGAAGCAACAGTTAGAGTAGCTCTTTCAAGAGCTAGAAAAGTGATAAGAGAGAAATTGTTAGAAAAACACAATCATGGAATTAAAGTTAGTTGAAATATTATTAGAAAAGTACCTAGAAGGTACATTAAGTATAGCAGAAGAGAAACAATTAAAGGCCTATTTTTCTTCTGAAGAAGTAGCATCACATTTGGTTCAGTATAAACCTTTGTTTTGTTATTTCGAAAATCAAAAAGAACAACAATATACTAAAGCCCTACCATTACAATCTAGAAAGCATTCATATGGGAAGTGGATAGGAGTAGCTGCTGTAATTGTTGCTTTTTTTGGAACAGTGGGATATTTTTATAATAATTCCTCAGATGTTGATTTAGGAACATATACTAATCCTGAAGAAGCATTTGTAGAAACACAAAAAGCCCTCGAAATGCTTTCTGAAGAAGTAAATAACGGAGTAGAAAGTGTTGTCATCTTAAAAGAGTATGAAAAAACAAAAAAAACAATTTTTAAATAATTAAGAAAATGAAAAAAATAATTTTAGGTATAGTATTTATGATGTTTGCATCAGTAGGATTTTCTCAATCAACATTTGATAAATATGAAGATAGCGATGTAGTAAAAACAATCATTGTGAACAAGAAGATGTTTGAGTTAATGGGGAAAATTGAAGTTGATGCAAAAGGAACCGAAAAGCAATTTATAGAACTAGTTAAAAAATTAGATAATTTAAAGGTATTTATGACAGGAAATGTAAAAGTAGCTAGTGATATGAAAGGAACTGTTGCAAGCTATTTAAAATCAAACCCTCTTGAAGAATTAATGAGAATTAGTGATGGCGGAAAAAAAGTTAATATTTATGTAAAATCAGGAGCTTCAGCTAATATCGTTAAAGAATTATTAATGTTTATAGAATCTCCTGAAGATAAAGAAAATCAAGCAATTGTTCTATCTTTAACTGGGAATTTTAACTTAGATGAAATTTCAGCATTAACTGAGAAGATGAATCTTCCTGGAGGAAATGAATTGAAAAAAGCATCTAAAAAATAGAAAAATGAAAAAAATTATATTAGGTATAATGGCAATTGTATTGTTTAGTTGTAACAATAAAGGAAGTTTACAGAAATATTTCGTAGAAAACTCTGAATCTTCAAACTTTATCTCTTTAGATGTTACACCTTCAATAATTAATACAGAGAAATTAACATTGTCTCAAAAAGATAAAGAAACACTAAGCTCTTTTGAAAAGATGAATATTTTGGCTTTTAAGAAAGATTCATTAAATGTAAAAGTTTATGATGTAGAGAAAGAAAAAGTTAAAGGATTACTTAAAGATGAAGCATATCAAGAACTTTTAAAGATAGGTTCAGGAAGTGAAGGAGGAGCGCTTTATTATGTAGGTGATGAAGAAAAGATTAATGAATTTGTACTATTTGCAAATAGTAAAGAAAACGGATTTGCAGTAGTTAGAATCTTAGGTGATGATATGAATCCTACGCGGATTATGAACTTGATTAGCTTAATTAATAAATCAGACGTGAAGCTAGATGAATTTAAGGCATTGCAAAATATGTTGAAATAAAAAAAGCCCAGTTTTGGGCTTTTTTTATTGGAATAAAGTAAAAATAATTGTCAATATAATTTTAAAATTATACGTAAACAGAATTTCAACGGGTTTAACTTTTTATAGTTGAACCCGTTTTTTAAATATAGTTAAGTATCAACTCCAAATTTTGTATCGAGATTGTCCACTTTGTTAGTGATTTATATTAACTAATTTTTAATACACAAAACATACTAATTAGTATGTTTTGTGTATTTTTGTAAAATAACTAATCAATTAAGCAATGCAAGATAATTTTACACAATTAGGGATTTTGAATAAAAATGAAATTTCAAGATTTAAGATTTCACTTATAAAGTCTACATTAAATGAAAATATAAAGAGAGTTTTAACTCAATTAGGGTTGAATTCGTATGCTAAATTTAACTTTAACGATTTGACAATTCCAGATTCAAAATTAGCGCTGTTAGCTATCGAGGAAGCAAATGATATCTATAATCCTATTCTTTTAAAACATTGTTATCGAACTTTTTTTTGGAGTGCAGGAATAGCAATTTCTGAAGGAATAAAAACAGACAATGAATTATTATTTATATCCTCTATTTTACACGATTCAGGATTAACAGATAAACACAATCATATTTGCAGTCAACAATGTTTTGCTAATTATGGTGGAGACTATGCTAAAAATTTTGTTCTGAAAAATGGGATGGATACTAATAATGCAAATCTTGTAAAAAAAGCTATTGATTTGCATTTATATCCTAATGTAGATAAAGTGAAATTTGGAAATGAAGCTTATTTGTTATCAAAAGGAGCTGCTATGGATGTTATTGGGTCTCATTATTTTCAACTTCCAAATGAATTTATTAAAGCTACTCATAAGAAATATTCAAGAATTGATTTTAAAGATGATATTATACAAACTATAGAAGAGTTGAAACATAAAGAAAATACAAGAGCAGATATACTTTATAAAATGGGATTTAATAAATTAGCGAATAAAAATAGATTAGATACTAATTTTTAATTATTAATATTTTTTCATGACAAAAGCATCAAATACAAGATATACAATACTT
It includes:
- a CDS encoding T9SS type A sorting domain-containing protein; this encodes MKKTLLLITLCVATISNGQSYAPPAGQPGSTAIAASSPSIVAWATGATIVRGKQDISNPSSPLASFGTSSDALGAPVGSTLGVVSLGDGGSAIVTFEQPIIDGSGYDFAVFENSFSDTFLELAFVEVSSDGVNFFRFPSHSETQTATQIGGFGSVDCRYIHNLAGKYKINYGTPFDLSEVPNNALLDKNNVTHVKIIDVVGSINAAYASYDSFGNKINDPFTTPFNSSGFDLDAVGVINQGSSLRVMSKSEKEDIVEFSMYPNPANDVVYMNSNQQTAITVFDLSGRIVKNLPKGNYNQIIVSDLKSGIYIFEVIVNNEKITKRIMIN
- a CDS encoding TonB-dependent receptor plug domain-containing protein — translated: MNIKFIRWSVCATFLTSIVFAQEKKDSLRVTQLNEVVVSDTKFAQSKEKSGKIIDKITADDLQRRKGQSVATVLNQVAGVEINGNQTGNGMNVEYYIRGGRSRQVLIMIDGVPVTDASGSSMTYDLRLLPVDQVDSIEVMKGSSSTLYGSNAGTAVINITLKKARKENISGGAYFNLGTMNSVKDDKTSAQDFNQGFSFSAGSKKLTSYTSFNSTETTGLSEALGENFEIDHFSRVNALQKIGYQLTDKLSISSFFGYDKIKNKYDSGSFADEDKNSFLSEQFRTGLNSIYKYNKGELHINSSFSNLERLYNSYTAYNSTLNNYDYKSRHFNADIFNKYVINKQLFFVLGGQFQFMDMNNVTTPSSIYTVNVLNKNTKFNMIDPYTTFVYNSDFGLNVNVGARLNMHNVYGENLTYNINPSYKIKNLPVRILSSLSTAFITPSLYQLFSQYGNSELKPEENTTVEVGFETELLNKKVVINAVGFYRESKNRVDFYTNPVTFTSNYINNDLLVNTKGIETNVTIFPIKNVQLTGNYTYLQFSEEENIRLPKHKANASIGVNFTKRIQWNAQYQYVDQRADRYYDSATFSSKNVVLSSYQLVHTNISFDILPNRLSVFGAVNNLFNDDFVEVSGFTTRGRNFKLGLNLQF
- a CDS encoding YncE family protein encodes the protein MKLKKLYLLGFLLTALFFSCSSDDELRDEPLGAYDNGIIILNEGNFNTDNSEITYLSNDLSTLRNNVFNTINSTLTLGDTGQSIGFYNELAFVVVNNSQKIEVVNRYTMLHVASITTGLSNPRYIAFSNGKGYVTNWGDGGSSTDDYIAVIDLNTYTVSSTISVSEGPERIISNGTKLYVAHKGGYGEGNTVSVVNLSDNNVTSIPVGDIPNSLELIGTNLYVLCGGIPSWSIVSAETTGELVIINTLDNTTQRKVFSGIVHPSNLYYESNNFYYTVDSKIYKMGINDTSLPTTELFNTVNQGAYGVYSLAVNNGKIYLGDANDYSSNGKLHVYSLTGTLINSFDVGVSPTGIYFNN
- a CDS encoding TonB-dependent receptor plug domain-containing protein, whose protein sequence is MKFIFVLFIFIYTSIAFSQQDSVVKLKEVVLIDSKLKTFSLAHSIFNLSDSIIQRNNTSLTDLLRNNTTIYFKENGKGMVSSPSFRGTTAQQTAVIWNGININSQFNGQTDFNTINSFDFNSISVRTGGGSVIYGSGAIGGTIHLNSYLNFEDRISNTLRLNYGSYSTLGLHYKLDVGSDKISANINFSRNESENDYEYIGYNKKNENGNYQNNSFNSLFGYKINEKNVLKFATHFFDGERFFSGTIASPSKSKYQDFNTRNLIEWKFENNAIISTTQFAFLTEKYKYFENKNSDLFSFGEAKNAVFKYDLVYKVSSKIKINPIVSHTQSTGKGTNVLKINRDITSFSFLLTHKIDKKLDYEASVRTEITSNYESPILYSIGVKYNPSSFYSLAINSSKNFRIPSFNDLYWEGLGNPNLKPEHSLQYELNNIFKIKEIEIKLSPFYTKLKDMLRWVPNASGVWQPINTDKVKIYGVETALTWMKKTRIGLFQFNGNYAYTESINEQTDKQLIYVPYHKLSTGLTLNVKSINLNYNYVFNGKVFTSSDNFYTLKEYGLSNASLDYTMGTKIKGIISFQVLNLENKPYQNVLSRPMPGRNYTINLTLNF
- a CDS encoding YncE family protein; protein product: MKKNYILSLITFLVGFLGFSQSYLDGILVLNEGNYGSNAASVSFMTTNNQVTGDIFGLANNNDPLGDVAQSMNFIDDKAYIVLNGSSAIKVVNYETFEVLATIDQGLTNPRYIAFHNNKGYVTCWGDGSVTTDDYLAVINLTTNLVESTIPMAEGVETIEVINDKLYVAHQGGYGYGTTISVVEISNQNVSSIIVGDLPSSMIVKDNFLYVLCRGLPSWSGQTETTGKLVKIDLTDNSIVSDLPFDNITHPSHLIADADNLYYTIGSDIFKMPFTNTTLPTTSFITTPVTDYLGIYGLDLIDDKIYVADANGYAATGFAHIYNVTGDFVITNTVENIPNNFYKSKESSLGLDNNLANTSFSLYPNPATTTFYINSNKNVAVKIFDLTGKVVKTQLYNTSGIDVSNLEKGIYIVEINSENKKQISKLIVK
- a CDS encoding T9SS type A sorting domain-containing protein yields the protein MRRIIFLTSLLLIGLNSYSQLYPPINGQIGSTAIHKNNSSFVAWATEVQVNRGYKKISDPTLGYASTGESSNAIGMPNGAIVSLGDRGEAIITFDVPIIDGNGFDFAVFENGSISYLELAIVTVSSDGVNYFGFQTHSQTQTNTQIGTFETPHAEYLNNIAGKYEGNYGTPFDLNEIPNNPLLDKNNITHIKITDVVGSIEAQYATYDSFGNVINDSYPTAFQSGGFDLDAVGVINQKTLGLNESNLHLFSIYPNPATNTIFIKLEEQAAIVIYDLYGRKIKSYPKGNYTTVDISNLPSGSYLIEVLIDDKREIKKMIIQ